One window of Entelurus aequoreus isolate RoL-2023_Sb linkage group LG06, RoL_Eaeq_v1.1, whole genome shotgun sequence genomic DNA carries:
- the LOC133652005 gene encoding polycomb protein suz12-B-like yields MAPQRHGSSVGSQPVASGAAGRADGLYSSSEGKKANMQLFQADHELFLQAFEKPTQIYRFLRTRNLIAPIFLHRTLTYMSHRNSRKNSKRKSSKVDNLLFQVEKMRGEQELNSLASNLHLTFSGFFHKAGKPSQDCENEQSSVSLEVLLVKVCHKKRKDVSCPVKQVPAGKKQVPLNPDTSSSPAKPGSLPTLLVPSSEFEASNSHIFKSYSLLFRVSRPAYSCSPIKAESHHTELTEEVTHRKRRSSPLREDGESTLVAQMTVFDKNRRLQLLDGEYEVSMQEMDECPVNNKRVTWETILDGKHLPALETFSQGPTLHFTLRWTTDASERSTAPVAKPLATRNSDANQESRAATQRAAHAPALKESISDKVQTRRDHIAAEPLQKLRIFYQFQYKNNTRQQTEARDDLHCPWCTLNCRKLYSLLKHLKLSHSRFVFNYVPHPKGAKVEVSINECYDGSYSGNPQDVHNQPGFAFSRNGPVKRAAVSHVLVCRPKRTEPSLSEFLEWEDGERERQGTSISGHNRLYFHSDSCVPLRPQEMEVDSEDEPDPDWLKEKTVKQIEDFTDVNEGEQEIMKLWNLHVMKHGFIADHQMNEACLLFTELHSAHIIERKLCRNFLLHLVSMHDFSLVTTLTIDRAMARLRLLQNHRASEDHHHEDEEEDVWETAVESHSELDMDHEPTCRSAIK; encoded by the exons ATGGCGCCACAGAGGCACGGCTCCTCGGTTGGGAGCCAGCCGGTGGCTTCTGGTGCCGCCGGGAGAGCGGACGGACTGTACTCGTCCTCCGAGGGAAAGAAGGCCAACATGCAGCTCTTTCAAGCCGACCACGAGTTGTTCCTGCAGGCCTTCGAGA AGCCCACCCAAATCTACAGGTTCCTCCGCACCAGAAACTTGATAGCT CCCATATTCCTGCACAGGACCCTCACCTACATGTCCCACAGAAACTCCAGGAAGAACAGCAAGAG GAAAAGCTCAAAGGTGGACAATCTGCTCTTCCAAGTGGAAAAGATGCGAGGCGAACAGGAGCTGAACAG TTTGGCATCAAACCTGCACCTCACCTTCAGCGGCTTCTTCCACAAAGCTG GGAAACCGTCTCAGGACTGCGAGAACGAGCAGAGCTCCGTCTCTCTGGAGGTTCTGCTGGTCAAAGTCTGCCACAAGAAAAGAAAG GACGTCAGCTGTCCAGTCAAGCAGGTTCCGGCCGGCAAGAAGCAGGTCCCTCTCAACCCAGACACCAGTTCTAGCCCGGCCAAACCCGGAAGCTTGCCCACCCTGCTGGTCCCGAGCAGCGAGTTTGAAGCCAGCAACTCTCACATCTTCAAGTCCTACTCGCTGCTCTTCAGAGTGTCCCGGCCTGCATACTCCTGCTCGCCCATTAAAGCAGAGTCCCACCACACAG AGTTGACCGAGGAAGTGACGCACAGGAAGAGGCGGAGCTCCCCTCTGAGGGAGGATGGAGAAAGCACGCTGGTGGCTCAGATGACGGTCTTCGATAAAAACAG ACGTCTGCAGCTGTTGGATGGCGAGTATGAAGTGTCCATGCAAGAGATGGACGAGTGTCCTGTCAACAACAAGAGGGTCACCTGGGAGACCATCCTGGATGGAAAG CACCTGCCTGCGTTGGAGACCTTCTCTCAGGGTCCCACGCTGCACTTCACCCTGCGTTGGACCACCGACGCCTCCGAGCGCTCCACCGCACCCGTCGCCAAGCCTCTGGCCACCCGGAACTCCGACGCCAACCAGGAGAGCAGGGCCGCCACGCAGCGGGCCGCGCACGCCCCCG CGCTCAAAGAATCCATCAGTGACAAAGTTCAAACCAGGAGAGATCACATCGCAGCAGAACCACTGCAGAAACTCAGGATCTTCTACCAG ttcCAGTACAAAAACAACACTCGTCAGCAGACGGAGGCCCGGGACGACCTTCACTGTCCTTGGTGCACACTAAACTGCAGGAAGCTCTACAGTCTCCTCAAACACCTCAAGCTGTCCCACTCGCGCTTCGTCTTCAACTACGTG CCTCACCCTAAAGGAGCAAAGGTGGAGGTGTCCATCAACGAGTGTTATGATGGCTCCTACTCTGGGAACCCTCAGGATGTCCACAACCAGCCGGGCTTCGCCTTCAGCAGGAACGGGCCCGTCAAGAGGGCAGCGGTGTCGCACGTCCTCGTCTGCAG GCCCAAACGGACTGAGCCGAGTCTGTCGGAGTTCTTGGAGTGGGAGGATGGCGAGCGGGAGCGGCAGGGGACGTCCATCAGCGGACACAACCGCCTCTACTTCCACAGCGACAGCTGCGTGCCGCTGCGGCCTCAAGAGATGGAAGTGGACAGCGAGGACGAGCCAGACCCCGACTGGCTGAAGGAGAAGACGGTCAAG CAAATCGAGGATTTCACGGACGTGAACGAAGGCGAGCAGGAAATCATGAAGCTGTGGAACCTTCACGTCATGAAACACGG CTTCATCGCCGACCACCAGATGAACGAGGCCTGCCTGCTCTTCACCGAGCTGCACAGCGCGCACATCATCGAGCGCAAGCTGTGTCGCAACTTCCTGCTGCACCTGGTCAGCATGCACGATTTCAGCCTGGTCACCACGCTCACCATCGACCGCGCCATGGCCCGCCTCCGCCTCCTGCAGAACCACCGGGCCAGCGAGGACCACCACcacgaggacgaggaggaggacgTGTGGGAGACAGCTGTGGAGTCTCACTCCGAGCTGGACATGGACCATGAACCCACCTGCAGGTCTGCAATAAAGTGA